The DNA segment AACCCTGTTCAGGCGCGACAACGTGTTCTATACCCTGGCGCTTATCCAAAATATCGAACAGTTCAATGCCAAACTCTGCGCAGTTTTCGGCCAGATAGGAAACCTGACGAGCGCCACCGGCATCCGGCATCTGGCGTGTACGCAGCGGCGCGGTAGGATTAACGTGATCGACTACCGCCAGCGACGTTTCCGGCCGCCACACGCGACGACCTGCATCGCGCAGTCCGCTGAATGCCTGCGGGCTGGTGTATTCGTTAATCACCTGCCGGTCGATGTAGAGCAGCACGTGGCCTTTGTCATCCAGCGTGCGGACGGTGTGGCTGTCGATGTGTTTTTCATACAGCGTTTTTGGCTTCATTTCATTGCCCTGATGAACCGAATGGATAATGCCAGCGTCGCAAACTTAGTGGCTGTCAGGCAATGGCCTGAGTGTGATGACTCAAAACACGGATCGTGAACCGGCGATCTTCATTTGCGGCCTTGTTGCCGGACCGTCATCCACTAAGATGGATGAAAAAGGAGAAAACCCATGTTTGAACATTTTACCCAGGGCCGCATGACGGTCAGCGGCACTGAAATTGCCTACCGTATCGCCGGGCAGGGCGAGCCTCTTTTATTACTTCACGGGCATCCGCAAACTCAGGCTATCTGGCATAAGGTCGCGCCTTACCTCACGTCACAATTCACCGTGGTGCTCGCCGATTTGCGCGGTTATGGCGACAGCGGTAAGCCTGAGCCAGACGAAGACCATCTTCGCTACAGCAAACGTGAAATGGCGCAGGATCAGCTGGAACTCATGGCCGCGCTGGGTTTCAGCCAGTTCAGCGTTATCGCTCATGACCGCGGTGCCCGCGTGGCGCACCGTCTGGCGCTGGATCATCCGCAGGCGGTGAAACAACTGGTGCTGATGGATATCGCCCCGACGCTTTCCATGTACCGGCAAACCAACGAAGCGTTCGCCCGCGCCTACTGGCACTGGTTCTTTCTCATTCGC comes from the Enterobacteriaceae bacterium Kacie_13 genome and includes:
- a CDS encoding alpha/beta fold hydrolase, yielding MFEHFTQGRMTVSGTEIAYRIAGQGEPLLLLHGHPQTQAIWHKVAPYLTSQFTVVLADLRGYGDSGKPEPDEDHLRYSKREMAQDQLELMAALGFSQFSVIAHDRGARVAHRLALDHPQAVKQLVLMDIAPTLSMYRQTNEAFARAYWHWFFLIRPAPFPETLITADPAQYLRSVMGSRSAGMQPFTEEAYADYLRCLQLDGTARGICEDYRASASIDLQHDEEDLNAGRKISCPLLVLWGEKGTVGQCFKPLEEWRKVAKNVQGEALPCGHYIAEEQPERLLEKVLAFLR